The sequence CCGAACGCAGCGGGGATGTCACGGCGAAGATCTTCGAACAGTGGGGCAACCGCCCGGGAACCGAGACCTTCCTGCTGTCCCGCACCGGTGCGGACCCAGTGCCGGACCGGTGGTGGGAGCTGGTGCCGCACCAGTGGGAGCAGGCCTTCGGCACGGAGCGGCTGGACCTGCTCCAGGGCGAGATCCAGGACCTGATCGCCTGGCTCGAGGAGCGCACCGGGCGGACCCTGGACTATGGCCGGCTGGCCGAGATCATGGCCCTGGGCAATCAGCAGGCCGAGTGGAACCGGCGCACCCGGGACCTGATCGCCACCACCCGGCCCACCCCGGTGCTGGTCAATGACACGATGCCCGCCGTGATGTCGCCGCAGTGGCAGCGCGGCACCCAATGGGCGGTGGACGCCGCGCGGAGCCTCTACGAGGAGACGGCCGAGCGCGTGGACCAGGGGATCGCCGTGTGCCCGGGGGAGCGGAAGCGGCTGATGTGGGTGGGCCGCGGACTGTGGTCAGACCTGGGCCTCTACACCCGGTTCCAGGAGGAGTTCGGGGCGGTGTTCGTGTGGTCCATGTACCTGGCGATCGCCGCGGACGGCTACCTCCGGTACGGCGACGACCCCGTGCGCGCGCTGGCCGCGCGGTTCGTGGGCATCACCGATCAGCTCTACGTTCCGCCGTGGTCCTCCCAGTGGTACGTCAAGGAGGCCCTGACCCACGGGGTGGACGGGGTGGTGCACCTGGTGGCTGACGACACCCCGGGCAGCGGATTCATCACCGAGGCACTGAAGGCCGAGGGGATTCCTGTGCTGGAGATCCGGGCCAACAACGCGGACCAGCGGTCGAGCTCGGCCGCCCGGATCCCCGAGCGGATAGCCGAGTTCATCCGGCACCGTGTCTGAACCGGATGAACCCGGCCCGTTCCGGCAGCGGAACTTCTCGCTGTACTTCATCGGCCAGGTCATCTCCAACACGGGAGTCTGGTTCCAGAACCTGGCGCTGCAGCTGGTCGTCCTCAACGCCACGGGCAGCGCCCAGGCCCTGAGCGGCATCACGATCGCGCAGTTCCTGCCCATCTTCGTGCTGGGTCTGGCCGCCGGCCGGCTGGTGGACCGGGTGGCCCCGCGGACGGTGCTGCTGGTGACGTCGCTGCTCTCCGCCGTGGTCACCGCCTCGCTGGCCCTGGTGGTGACCGAGGACCCGAACCTGTGGCTGATCTACGGGTTGGTCGGCGCGCTCGGGTCCGTCCAGGCCTTCGAGCGGGTCGCCGCACAGGCAATCATCTTCGAACTCGTGGGCCCGGGGAGCCTGTCCAATGCCGCTTCCATCAGCACGATCGCCCTGGCGGCGGCCCGCTCCGTCGGCCCGGCGCTCGCGGGGCTCGCCTTCCAGGGGCTCGGCGCGGCCCTGTGCATCCTCATCAACGCCGGTGCCTACCTGGTGGTCTTCTGCTCACGGTGGATGATCCGCCCGGCCGAGCTGCACCCCCGGGGACATCGCGACGGCGAAACCCGCCCACGCGGCCGGGTCCCGTTCCAGCGCGGCCGGGACGTGAACACCCTGTTGGTGGTGAACGTGGTGGTGTCCCTGCTGGCGATGAACTTCGGGCTGGTGCTGACCTCCACGGTGGACCTGAGTTACGGCGGGGGCGCCAGTGCTGTCGGCGCCGTGCACACGCTCAATGCCGTGGGCGCCGTGCTGGGAGGGATCCTGGCGGCCCGGCAGCGGAAGGTCTCCGTGCGGGCGATGGTCCCGGCGACGGCGGTGTTCGGGGTGGTGCTGGCCTTGAACGCGGCAGCCCCCACCCTGGTGCTCTTCCTGTGCGCCGCCCCGCTGCTGGGGTTGGGCATCGGCTACTACCAGGGGATCGTCAACGCCGCGGCACAGGAATCCGTGGACCCCCGGTTCCTCGGGCGCATGATGTCCTGGATGACCCTGGGCAGCTATGGGATGGTGCCGTTCGGCGCCCTGCTCATGGGCTGGCTGATCGATGCCAGCTCCGGGCGGGTGTCCCTGGCGGTGGCCGCCGCGAGCGCGCTGGCCTGCACCGTGCTGGTGCTGGTCCGGACGGCACCAGCACGCTCCTGACGCTCCTGCCGGAGCCGAGACCATCGACCGGGCCAGGAATTAGCCGGCAGAGCCGTCCGTGGCGTCGCTCGAGTCCTTTGAATCCTTCGAGTCGTGGGCTTCCTTGCTGGCGGAACGCAGGCGGTTCGCGGCCAGGCGCGAGGGGACGTGACGTGGGCGGCTGGTGATCTGCCGGCGGGAGATGGCGTCCGCCTCGGCCTCGTCATCCCCGAAGTATCCGCCGGCGAGCTCGCGGGCCGCGTGGTCCAGGACCTCGACGATCGAGTTGCCGAGGTCTTCGCCCATGGCCGCAGTGAGCCGCCGCTCGTGGCGCTGCAGCTCCTGCCCGCAGCGTTGGACGAGGTCCCAGCCGCTCTCGGTCAGCTTGACCAGGCGCACCCTGCGGTTCGTCGGGTGGTTGCCGCGGTCCACGAGGCCGAGGTCGATCAGCTCGTTCGCCACGAGGTGGGCGGCCTGCGCGCTGACAAAGGTCCGCCGTCCCAGCTGGGCGTTGGAGAGGGGCAACCCCTCGCCCAGCACCTGGAGGATCAGGAACTGTGACAGCGTGACCCCGTGGGCCAGGGCCAGGTTCTCGGTGAACCGGTCCAGCGCCCGGCTCAGCCGGTAGGCCGTGTAGTTCAGCCGGTCGGTGGCCGGGGCGCCCCGCGGGTCTCGTTCGATCTCAGTCACCCTTTCGAGGATATCAAGTCGCTTGCGATTCTCCGCCATCGTTCAGGTGGGCGGCGTCAGGGAGGTGGGGGCCGGCGTCGGGCACGGGGGTGTGGTGCGGGATCAGCTGCGGTTCTGCACCGGGAGGCGGTCCCGGTGGTAGGTGATGTCCGTGTAGCCGTGCGGGACGGGTTTGCCGTCCGGACCGAGGGAGACGAAGACGATCTTCTCGATGGTGAGGATGACCTGGCGGGTGATCATGTTGCGGACCTCGGCGCGCATGGTCAGGGAGGAACGACCGAAGTGCGTGGCCTTCAGGCCCATCTCGATCATGTCCCCCTGCTCGGCGGAGGAGACGAAGTTGATCTCCGAGATCAGCTTCGTCACGCTGCGGTGGTTGCCGAGCTGGATGATGGCGTAGATCGCGGCCTGCTCGTCGATCCAGCGCAGGAGCGAGCCGCCGAAGAGGGTGCCGTTGGCGTTGAGGTCCTCGGGTTTGACCCACTTGCGCGTGTGGAAGCTGACGCCGTCCGTGGCTGGGTCGATGGGGCTGTCCAGGCCGATCGTGGGCAGGGCGGCGGTGCGGTCGGTCGGTTCTTCGCTCATGGTCCGAGCGTAGCCCGGGCGCATTGATCGCGTCGGAAGAAAGGTCTCGACATACCTATCGTCATAGGTATATGGTCTGGAGTGAACCTCGTGTGGTGCGGATCACCCCCGTCCGCGCGGTCGCCCCGGCAGTAACCCCAGAAAGGACCGTTTCGATGACCGAAACCGTTGCAAACACCAAGTCCCTGCAGGACGTGCTGGACTCGTCCGGCAACGTGGTTGACCACCTGCGCAACTCGCAGATCGGCGCCTACATCTACCCCGTCGTGGCCCCGGAGTTCTCCAACTGGCGCTCGGAGCAGCGCGCCTGGCGTGAGTCCGCCGTGCTGTTCGACCAGTCGCACCACATGGACAACCTGATCCTGCGCGGCCCGGATGCCATCAAGCTGATCTCGGACACCGCCATCAACTCCGTGGCCAAGTTCCCCGTGAACAAGGCCAAGCAGTACGTCCCCACCACTCCGGCCGGCCACGTCATCGGTGACGGCATCCTGTTCCGGCAGGAAGAGGAGGAGTACGTGTACGTGGGCCGCGCCCCCGTCACCAACTGGATGCTCTTCCAGGCCCAGCGCGGTGACTACCCGAACCTTGAGATCGTCGAGGATCGCCGCTCCCCGTCCCGCCCGATGGGCAAGCCGGTGCAGCGCGAGTACTACCGCTTCCAGATCCAGGGCCCGCGCGCCTGGGAGATCATCGAGAAGCTGCACGGCGGCTCGCTGGAGCAGCTCGGCTTCTTCAACATGTCCTGGATGAACATCGACGGCACCCAGGTCCGCACTCTGCGCCACGGCATGTCCGGTGCCCCGGGCCTGGAGATCTGGGGCCCGTACGCCGACTACGATCGCATCCGCGACGTCATCCTGGCCGCCGGTGCCGAGTTCGGCATGCTCGCGGTCGGTTCGCGTGCGTACCCGTCCAACACCCTGGAGTCCGGCTGGATCCCGTCCCCGCTGCCGGCGATCTACACCGGTGACGGCATGATGGCCGAGTACCGCCAGTGGCTGGGCGCCGATTCCTACGAGGCCAACAACGCCGTGGCCGGTTCCTTCGTCTCGGACAACATCGAGGACTACTACCTCAACCCGTGGGAGCTGGGCTACGGCAACTTCGTGAAGTTCGACCACGAGTTCATCGGCCGCGAGGCCCTCGAGAAGATCGACCCGGCCGCCCAGCGCAAGAAGGTCACCCTGGCCTGGGATCCGGAGGACATCAAGCGTATCCAGTCCTCGCTGTATGACACGGAGGGCACCCCCTTCAAGTACTTCGACCTGCCGCTGGCCAACTACGGCTCCTCGAACTATGACGCCGTGGTGGACGCCGACGGCAACGTGGTCGGCGTGTCCATGTTCACCGGCTACTCCGCCAATGAGAAGCGCGCCCTCTCCCTGGCCACCATCAACCCGGACGTCCCCGAGGGCGCTGAGCTGAAGGTCGTCTGGGGCGAGCCGGACGGTGGCACCCAGAAGACCACCGTCGAGCCGCACGTCCAGACCGAGGTCTCCGCCACGGTCTCGCCGGTGCCGTTCTCCGCCGTGGCCCGCGAGTCCTACCAGGGCGGTTGGCGCACCGGCTACAAGGGCTGATCCTGTGTAGCCACCCCTCCCCGGCCTCGCCGTCGGGGAACATCTGAAGCACGACGCCGGCCCGCACCGTTCTCGGTGCGGGCCGGCTGTGCGTTGGGGCACCGGTGTTGTGACTGCTGCTGGTGCCGACGCCGAGCGCTCACGGATTTCACAGCCGTTTGGTCAATTGATGGCGGAATTCCAGTATGAAATGACCAAAACGGCGTGAGAAGTGAGAGGCCTCGGCGTGGGCCAGCGATCGGCGTGGGCCCGTAGACAGCGCGAACCGGTGAGCTATCCACAAGGGTGGACGCCGCGGCCGCTCGGAACCCGGGTTTTTGATGGGATGTCACCATGCTCCTCGATGCCGATGCCGATGCCGATGCCGATGCCGATCTCGCCCGCGATCTCATGACCACCCGTGACACCGATCCCGACCGGAATCCCGATCCGACCACGAGCGCGCGGCCCACGCGGCCCAAGGTGCGAGCCGCCGTGCCTTTCACGGCGGCCGAGACCTCTGATGCCGTCGAGCTCATGGCCTCTCCCGAGGGCGGGGGGATGCTTCCCCGGCACCCAGTGGTCCGTGGGGCGGATGGGACGGTGGAGGCCTGGTCCATCCGCATGATCCTGGCAGATCCGGAGGGTGGGCCGTCGAAGTCTCCTCGGACGCTGGCCCGCGCCGCAGAACAGGGTCGGTTGTTCCGCATCCGGGCGGGTGTCTATGCAGAACCGGAGAGCTGGAATGCGGCGTTCCCGGCGCAGCGGCACCTGGCGTCGGCCTTCGCCATCGCGGCCACCCGCCGTCGGAATCCGTCCGTGTTCTGCCGTGAGACTGCCCTCCTGTTCCACGGGTTGGGCTTCTGGTCGATACCGACGTCCGTGTGCTCTCGGGCGCGGACGCTCGGGGACTCGGGACATCAGAGGCCGACCAAGCCCGAGGGCATGAGATACGCACAGTTCCAGGAGACCCGTCATCTGAAGCCCAGGCAGTGGAGTCGACTGGCGGAGTCGATGGACGGCGCCGCCTCTCCATGGCCAACCGCCTCGCCATTGCTATGGGGCACGGAGAGGATCGTCCTTGCCGGGGTGACTGTTGTCGTGGAGCGTTTGGCGTTGGCCCTGGCCGATGCCATTCCTCGGATGGACCCCGTGGAGGCCGCGGTCATCCTGGACGCACTCATGAGCGCACGGCGCACCGGTGCCGGCGTTCATGGGAAGGGGCAAACCGCTGCGTGGTCGAAGGAGTCGCTGGACGCCTTGTGGGGGCTGAGCGTTTCGGTGACGTCGGCACAACGGCTCCGGGCCAAGACACGATTCGCCAGCCCCGAGACCGAATCGGCGGGGGAATCAGCCAGCCGCGTGGTCATCAGAGACCTCGGTTTCGAGGTGCCGGAGCTCCAACACAGTGTCTATGACCACCGGGGGCGGCTCATCGGGATCGCAGACTTCTGGTGGAAGGATCGACGTCTGGTCGGGGAGTTCGACGGCCTGACGAAGTATCTGGGACGCGCCAGCTACTCGGGCAGGTCCGCGGAGAAAGTCGTGACGGACGAGAAGATCCGCGAGGATGCCATCCGTGCGCAGGGCAACGGCATGGTCCGCTGGCTGGCGAGCGACGTCCGCACGCCGGCCCTCCTCGAGGCGAAGCTGCGTCAGGCCAAGGTCCCCTATGCGCCGCTGGCCGCCTGACAGCGCCCGGCGCCCCACCTCGGGGAGGTGGGGCGCCGCCGTCGTGGCTGGTGGGGTTTGCCGCGACCCGGAATCACCTTTCACAGTGGTTCGGTCAATTCATGGCGGAATTCCGATATGAAATGACCAAACCACCGTGAGAATCCCGAGAGGTCGGAGCGGAGAGAGCCCATCGGCCGAGGAACCGCCCTAGCCCGAAGCCGTCTGCGATCCGATCATCCGGCCGCCGCTGTTCAGTTGCAGCGCGCACTGCACCTGGCGGTCGCCCTCGGACCAGGACCCCTCGGACGGTGTGTACATGGTGTAGCCGAGATCGGACTCGGCGGGGTCCGCTCCGGTGAAGGCCGCAAACTGCTCCCGGCACCCCGCGTCTGCCAGGGCGTGGACGGCCTCCGCGCC comes from Citricoccus muralis and encodes:
- a CDS encoding MFS transporter; this translates as MSEPDEPGPFRQRNFSLYFIGQVISNTGVWFQNLALQLVVLNATGSAQALSGITIAQFLPIFVLGLAAGRLVDRVAPRTVLLVTSLLSAVVTASLALVVTEDPNLWLIYGLVGALGSVQAFERVAAQAIIFELVGPGSLSNAASISTIALAAARSVGPALAGLAFQGLGAALCILINAGAYLVVFCSRWMIRPAELHPRGHRDGETRPRGRVPFQRGRDVNTLLVVNVVVSLLAMNFGLVLTSTVDLSYGGGASAVGAVHTLNAVGAVLGGILAARQRKVSVRAMVPATAVFGVVLALNAAAPTLVLFLCAAPLLGLGIGYYQGIVNAAAQESVDPRFLGRMMSWMTLGSYGMVPFGALLMGWLIDASSGRVSLAVAAASALACTVLVLVRTAPARS
- a CDS encoding 2-hydroxyacyl-CoA dehydratase family protein; amino-acid sequence: MAATRHQKEWFQTVRQRAAAGEPIALVNADAPHEVFRALDIPYVVTQWWSSIIAAKQAGPASMERLAAGGLPDFSLQYDAMPLGEQDLPDEDRPWDGLPAPRFAVAERSGDVTAKIFEQWGNRPGTETFLLSRTGADPVPDRWWELVPHQWEQAFGTERLDLLQGEIQDLIAWLEERTGRTLDYGRLAEIMALGNQQAEWNRRTRDLIATTRPTPVLVNDTMPAVMSPQWQRGTQWAVDAARSLYEETAERVDQGIAVCPGERKRLMWVGRGLWSDLGLYTRFQEEFGAVFVWSMYLAIAADGYLRYGDDPVRALAARFVGITDQLYVPPWSSQWYVKEALTHGVDGVVHLVADDTPGSGFITEALKAEGIPVLEIRANNADQRSSSAARIPERIAEFIRHRV
- a CDS encoding acyl-CoA thioesterase, encoding MSEEPTDRTAALPTIGLDSPIDPATDGVSFHTRKWVKPEDLNANGTLFGGSLLRWIDEQAAIYAIIQLGNHRSVTKLISEINFVSSAEQGDMIEMGLKATHFGRSSLTMRAEVRNMITRQVILTIEKIVFVSLGPDGKPVPHGYTDITYHRDRLPVQNRS
- the ligM gene encoding vanillate/3-O-methylgallate O-demethylase gives rise to the protein MTETVANTKSLQDVLDSSGNVVDHLRNSQIGAYIYPVVAPEFSNWRSEQRAWRESAVLFDQSHHMDNLILRGPDAIKLISDTAINSVAKFPVNKAKQYVPTTPAGHVIGDGILFRQEEEEYVYVGRAPVTNWMLFQAQRGDYPNLEIVEDRRSPSRPMGKPVQREYYRFQIQGPRAWEIIEKLHGGSLEQLGFFNMSWMNIDGTQVRTLRHGMSGAPGLEIWGPYADYDRIRDVILAAGAEFGMLAVGSRAYPSNTLESGWIPSPLPAIYTGDGMMAEYRQWLGADSYEANNAVAGSFVSDNIEDYYLNPWELGYGNFVKFDHEFIGREALEKIDPAAQRKKVTLAWDPEDIKRIQSSLYDTEGTPFKYFDLPLANYGSSNYDAVVDADGNVVGVSMFTGYSANEKRALSLATINPDVPEGAELKVVWGEPDGGTQKTTVEPHVQTEVSATVSPVPFSAVARESYQGGWRTGYKG
- a CDS encoding MarR family winged helix-turn-helix transcriptional regulator; this encodes MTEIERDPRGAPATDRLNYTAYRLSRALDRFTENLALAHGVTLSQFLILQVLGEGLPLSNAQLGRRTFVSAQAAHLVANELIDLGLVDRGNHPTNRRVRLVKLTESGWDLVQRCGQELQRHERRLTAAMGEDLGNSIVEVLDHAARELAGGYFGDDEAEADAISRRQITSRPRHVPSRLAANRLRSASKEAHDSKDSKDSSDATDGSAG